CTTGAAGATGTCTTGGATGATCTAGTGGTATCTCTATGTAAGTTCACAACCCTGTTGAATCCCTCATTGGTGGAGGAACCTGTTTTAGCCTTTGGCGATGATGCGAAAGCAAGAAAGGCAACTGTTACAGTTTTCACTATAGCAAACAAATGTGGTGATTTTATCCGTACTGGCTGGAGAAATATCTTGGATTGCATCTTAAGACTGCACAAGCTTGGTCTTCTTCCTGCTCGTGTAGCCAGTGATGCAGCTGATGACTCAGAGGCATCTTCTGATCCAGGACATGGGAAACCCCTCCCTAATTCATTGACTGCTGCTCATATGCAATCCTTAGGTACTCCCAGAAGATCTTCAGGACTTATGGGACGATTTAGTCAACTCCTATCTATAGATACAGAAGAGCCTAGGTCTCAACCTACTGAGCAACAACTTGCGGCTCATCAGCGCACACTGCAGACAATTCAGAAGTGTCAAATTGATACCATCTTCACAGAAAGTAAGTTTCTCCTAGCTGATTCTTTGTTGCAGTTGGCAAGGGCCCTCATATGGGCAGCTGGGAGACCTCAGAAAGGTAGTAGTTCCCCTGAGGATGAAGATACTGCAGTGTTCTGCTTGGAATTGCTGATTGCAATCACTTTGAACAATAGAGATAGAATAGCACTTCTTTGGCAGGGAGTTTACGAGCATATTGCTCATATTGTACACTCAACAATTATGCCCTGTGCTCTAATTGAGAAAGCTGTTTTTGGACTACTACGCATCTGTCAGAGGCTGCTTCCTTATAAAGAGAACTTAGCTGATGATCTTCTCAGATCATTACAACTTGTAACCAAGCTTGATGCCCGGGTAACTGATGCATATTGCGAACAAATTACACAGGAAGTCAGCCGGCTGGTTAGAGCAAATGCTTCACATATCCGATCTCAAATGGGATGGCGAACTATTACTCAGTTACTTTCTATAACAGCTAGACATCCAGAAGCTTCGGAAGCAGGATTTGATGTCCTAGGTTTCATCATGTCTGATGGATCCCATTTGTCTCCGGCTAATTTTGTTCTTTGCATTGATGTAGCAAGAAATTTTGCAGAGTCTCGTGTTGGACCAGCCGATAGACCTATTCGTGCGGTGGATCTTATGACAGGTTCTGCCGCTTGTTTAGCAATCTGGTCTAAAGATACCAGGGAAGCGATGGCAGAGGCAGAAGCTTTGAAGCTGTCTCAGGATATAGGGGAAATGTGGCTGAGGCTTGTACAGGGTCTGAGGAAAGTTTGTCTGGATCAGAGAGAAGTTAGGAATCATGCTCTTTCATCCCTACAGACGTGCTTGACAGGAGTAGATGAAATGTACCTTTCACATGGTCTCTGGTTGCAGTGCTTTGATATTGTCATTTTCACAATGCTGGACGACTTGATTGAGCTCACATCACAGAAAGATTATAGAAACATGGAAGAGACACTTATTCTTGCCTTGAAGCTGTTAACCAAGGTGTTTTTACAATTGCTTCATGAGCTATCTCAATTGACCACCTTCTGTAAACTCTGGCTTGGAGTCCTCAACCGGATGGAGAAATACATGAAGGTGAAGGTCAGAGGTAAGAAGAGTGAAAAACTTCAGGAGCTAGTCCCTGAACTTCTTAAGAACACCTTGGTTGTAATGAAATCTAAGGGGGTACTCGTTCAGAGGGGTGCTCTCGGTGGAGATAGCTTGTGGGAACTGACATGGTTGCATGTCAATAACATTGTTCCTTCTCTGCAAGCTGAGGTTTTCCCTGAGAATGAGTTGGGGCATGTAGAGTCTGACCAGACAGACGTAAGAGGAGCTGCATATGATGTTGCTGATCCGAGTTGAGAAATTACTGAATCTGTTAGATGAGAGTTAAATTTCTTGTCCAAATTTAGGTAAGAATTTGCATATTTTTCCCATGATATAAAACCACCTGCTCACTTTCTCTCTGAGGAATTCGAACATGATATTTCTCTGATATTGTATTAGATTGTGCATATTGTAAGAATGTAGAGTTCTAACCTAGTTTTTACCCTGCAGTAGTGTGTTAAAAGACTTATTGCACAAGATTGCCTTGGTCTGCCGATCACTCTTGGAAACATTAGTGCATACATTTTGTGTAATTCAGGTTATGGTGAGTGTTTTCTCTGcacaatttgaaaattttgcttACAATATTGAGTTAGCAAACTAGAGTTTCCATAACAACATTTGCAATAACAGTACAAGTTTCTTAAAACCAATTTTCAATAGGtttttaactataaaaaaattaatcaaagtagGATTAATGGATATAACGACGATAAAATAATATGcgaatatcaaataatataactCAATAAGGAGAATACCAAATAATATCACTCAATAAGGATGAGTAGACGATATTAGGCCCTGCCTCTTCCACATACTCAAATACTTACTATCTttctaaactaaataaaaaaatactatctTTTCTCTTCGTCCCTCATTGTAACTCAATAAGAAGAAGACGAGTAGACGatattactaaataaaaaaatactatcttttcttttcatcccTCAGTATAACTCAGTAAGGAGAAGATGAGTAGACGATATTAGCCTCCGCCTCTTCCACATAAATATACTCTATACTTACTATCCTTctaatcaaattgaaaaatactaTCTTTTCTCTTCATCCCtcacttcaattttttatttattgcgtAGAGAAGTCCCTAACGTATTAAAAATAGCACAAAAATATCTTTCTTTCCCTTATGGATCAAATCTACTATTAGTTTGGAGAAATGTGTGAGTATTCAAAAGCTAAAGGGCTttctaagaaaaaagaaatacttgtatttttttctaagtccctattttttatgaaaagtgaACTGTGACTACTCAATTTCTCTCCCTGCGAACAATTTCCGTTTCTCCTTAACAAAGCTCTGATCCGAGTCCACTCAGTTTTAGCTCGTCAGTGACTCAACGTATATCGCCGTCTCCGATCATACGTACGCCGTACGATTTCATTACTGGTATATTTATCCTACTTATACGTGTATCTACTTGATTGTGTTTGGTGGatcgatttttttttcaatttcgtTTTAGTTTCTCAATGAACTTGATTCAAtcgtttgatttgatttatatttacaGGTTGAATTTTGTTTGGGCGGATATTTTGAGGGAAGATGAGTGAAGTATTTGAGGGATATGAGAGGCAGTACTGTGAACTTTCTGTCAATTTGTCTCGGAAATGCAATTCTGCTGCTCTTTTGGCTGACGGAGGTAACTGAttcacttgattttttttttgaaaaacaattatATAGCTTTTGTGGATCAATGCGGAAATGCGAATTATAGGATACACACCCAAGAGTGTGTCCTATTGCTCAATGACCAGGTTGAGAGTTCCTAGGTACTTGTGCCAGTGGGAAGTAACAGGTACCTATGTCCCAGACACcactattataaaaataatatatggaTTTTGGGGAATATGCAAACTAAGCTAATATACATGCCCAATTAGTTAGGATTAGGGCTTTCAGTTCTGGTACTCTTGCATCTCTCTTTGAAGACTGGTGAAAGAATTGCATGTCGATGCAGGGATAAGTGTGAGATTTAGAGAAGCGTTAGCAGTTTGGAAGAACTCCTAATTTGCTTTAAAAGACAAATTATTTTCCCGTATTGGTATTGAAATAAGCCCATATAGAGTGGAATAGTTATAGATGATTCATATATCCGACTCCAACTAGTCTGGGATTAAGAAGTAGAAGTAGTTCTTTGATTGATTAATTGGATTTACGTAAATTCCGAGTTTTTATCGATGTGAACTTATTGCTTCTAATGTTCTCTACTAAGTCTGGTTAGAGCCTTTTATGGTAGTGTACATACAAGTGTGAGATTTTAAGAGTCTTTAGGTTGCAGAACCCTTATATGCCTTAATAGACAAATTATTTTCCAGTACTGAAATAAAATGGATTTGAACAGAGTGGAATATATAATGATGATACATATAGCTGCCCTCAACTAGTGTGGGATGCGGATGTAGTTTTTGTTTATTGAGTTGTCTCTATACACATCAAGCAAGAAAGCAAACAATTCACCCTTTTTAGTGTACCTGTCCATGAAAGCATTCTTTTTTCTGGTGTTGCTACGTATTAGTTTTTTGCTGTAAAAAAGGTTTTCTTCCTAAATTCCCTGAAGTCACTTCAACTTCAAGATTGGGTTGGTATTCCAATAGGGAAGAGGTGTAAGCATGGCAAGTTATGAAGTCAGATCATACTAAATAAGAATTAAAACATTTAGGAAAGGAGAGAATTGaaggaacaaataaaaataagaatgaaagaCTTTTCAATTCTGATTTTTATGTTAGTGTGTATTTTTGCTAATTTGTTTATGTTATGCCTGATTTTCCTTTTCTGTGTTAAGGCTTTGATAAGTTGTTAATATCTTCTGTTACGCTTCTAATGGATTATGACTATAACTTCGCTACTGTAATGAGCAGAGCCGAAAAAGCAACAGATTTCCGAACTCAAAGTGGGATTGGATGATGCAGATGTGTTGGTAAGCCATTGACTTCTAAATTTATTCCTCGAAAAGATTTCTTTTTTCAGAACTGATGATAAGTGCTGGTCTATGCTTAGATACGGAAAATGGATCTCGAGGCAAGAAGTTTGCAACCGAGTTTAAAAGCAACATTACTTGCTAAACTGAGGGAATACAAATCAGACCTGAATAAGTTGAAGAAAGAAGTGAATAAACTGACCTTGACTAGTGCTAATCAAGCTGCCCATGATTTAGAGTCTGGAATGATGGATCCACATGCAGTATGTATACTAAAATTTTTCTTCTGctctgttttttcttcttctccctATATTTTTGTTTGAGGATTCCACTATGTCATACATGTTTTCATATAATTTGACTTTGGGGTTGTATTAGCATTTTCCATAGTAAAGTTGTGTGGTCTCAAGgttataaaaatttcaattgaATGATATGTTACCATCCATTGTACGCAAATTTCTGTGGGAGAAGCTAATTGTGGTCTTGCATATAATGTTCATGCTTGGTTGATGATAtcaaagtttgtcaaatcaaTTGAAGATCAGAATTTTCATGACTTATAAATCTGCTACTTATGTAAGAGGAACTGATTAGGTTCACTTACATTGCCATCTGTGATCTGTCCATTGGTTTTTCTTCATACTGTTAGTGGCCTTTGTTGGTCAAGCCCTAACATAAATTGATGAAACCCCACGGTGCCAAGCACAGAAAAGGTTCATTATATATTACCTGCTGACCACTTCagttccttctctctctttcttacGCGAGATAGTTGAAAGCAATGATGTTCAGCACAGCTAAAGGACAAGTCGGCTAATGTTTGGTTggcttttcaaaaaattgaccGTAGGCATAAAATACTATTGTAATCCAAATATGTGTGTAGTGGAATTCATCTTTACATTTCCTGGCTTTACCTGTAAAGAGccataatatgattttataggCTTCTGCAAGTCAAAGGGAACGCTTAGCAATGTCAACAGAGAGACTTGATCAGTCAAGTGACAGGATCAGGGAGAGCAGAAGGATTGCCCTAGAGACTGAAGACCTTGGTGTGTCAATTCTAGGGGATTTGCACCAACAGCGTGAAACACTGCTACATTCACATAATAAGGTACGAGTCCATTTGAGATTCTCTTTCTGGTTTCTAGTATCCATTGTATTTCCTCCCTGACCTCTATTTGAGTAATTTCAACTGTTCCGGTAAGTTTGGCTCCCTGAGCGGCTATGTTTATTATTTGTCTTTTATCTTTTTACAGCTTCACGGTGTGGATGATGCCATTGACAAGAGCAAGAAGATCTTGACTTCGATGTCTAGAAGAATTAGCCGAAACAAGTGGATTATGGGCTCTGTGATTGGAGCCCTTATCTTggcaataattattattctgtATTTCAAGCTTTTCCACCATTGAGTACCCATGTAATTCATTGGGAGTTTGGATGTAAATCTGGTTTGTTAATCATGTATTTGGCTTGTAAGCTATCACTTTCAGCTGCATTCTAGTGTATATCCTAAATGAAACCATGTGAtacttttaaggaaaaaaataagcACTTGATCGTCACAATAATGCTCCTATTCTCTCTCATCCCCTTTCTACCTAATATTTTGTTGAGTTGCCTGCTGCCTCTCTTAGTTGATTGTCAGTGTCATAATGTAACCATATAATCGGCTGGGCTGATGAAAGGTTGCACCGCTGAAGCAGCCTATGTTGTAATCATGCATGATCCTGAAAAGCATCGTTTCTCAAGCGTATTATGCAGGTAACCTAGATGATGCAAGCCCGTTGGCTTGAGTTTTGAAAACAACACAGGTCCAAAAAGGTGGCACCAAAAGGCCAAAGTGTGTTGCGTGAGGGAAATAGGAGATGAGAATAGGTCAAAACTTATACATTTGGTTTGTTTTTAATTCCGCAAGATATcccttttttcattttgtttacaATGATTGAATTTTAGTATACGTTTACTTTCCAGATttaaattattagttatttgtttcaatttgtttttcctacttttttttttctttacttgtaGCCAATTGACTAGCGAAAGTTAGGAAGTGTTGCTGCATACATACCACCCTTTTTTTCAAGATCTCATTTGTGAAATTATTACGGGTATATTgtagttattttcttttaatcagttttaattttatttattttcacaaaatttccAAAATGTAGAATcacaaaaatctgaaaaaacaGAAAACTCCAAAGAAGATTCATAAAAACTCTCCAGCTGCCTGCCTACACATAACAAACAAACTcctatttttcttctattcCAAAAAAAACTACCTTCCCtatttccattttttcttcttacacACTAGACAATTCTCTATTTCTCTCAAATGGATTCTCTATCATCAGTTTCTCCGTCAATCGTTCTTCCTTCCGGGAAGCTTATCCGTCACCACAATCACCGGCGGCGAATCGCCACTTTCTCATCTCAACCCAAGCTCAAAGGCTTTCCTCGATTCCGGATTTCAATTTTCAATGGAAGTAGTGGTAGAACGAGGTCTATCTCTGTTTGTTGCAAATTGAGTACTAACGGAGGAGAtgaggagaaagaagaagaagaagaggaaagttTGAGGAGAGATGATGAAGTGGAAAGAGCGCTTCGTATGGATGGAACTATTCCAAAGACTCCAAACGAATTCGTAGAACAAGTGTCTTCTCGTGCCTATGACATGCGTAGACATCTTCAACAGAGTTTCGATAGCAGCAGCTATGATGGTGAATTTCATTTCTCTACTATAATCCAGtttctcttactttttttttttcattttgttttacttaaCTATGCAGCTGCCAAAAATATTACTCTATCACAATAGCTATCAATTTTCTGATGTTCAATAAAGTTATAGATTTTATAATAAGTTTGCAAAAAGCTCagcatataaatttttaaagaatttagtATCTGATAATTATAGGAATTTGGAGTATTATACTTAATAAGATTATTATATTagttaaacaatttttttcattgaaaaacTATATTCAGTAAACTTCTTTGCATAGAAATGATCTTTTCTGtttgtaatttttcattatgATGGACTTTTGATGAAGTAGTTTGCTCAAGTACATCAGAAAAGTTCGATCTTTTCCCTAACAATGTACTTGTAGGTCTGCTAGTACGAATATGTGCCAAAATGTTTAGTGATTTCAGGATGCCGTATTAATGCTAGAAATCTTTCATGCTGCATGCAAAACATATCATGTAGGTATTGGAGCAGACAAATTATAGAATAAAACAGAAGGTTATATTAGTAGCCAGGGTCCATATCATAACCAAAGAACATGAGCGGAAGAAGCTAGCTGTAGTGCCTGCAACTCTGCATTTTCAACATTTCTCTTTCGAAGTGTCAAAAAGTCATTACTTGTTGATCTTTTGCTGCAGTGCTGGAGGCTAATCCTTGGAGAGAAACACCTAAATCTGTATATGTGCTGACCCAGAGAGAGAACCAGTTGTGTACAATGAAGACTCGGAGAAACCGAAGGtgtgtttatttcttttaactTAAGTGAGTATTCTAATTGTATTGGCTGAGATTCTTTTCCGCTTGCAGTGAGGTTGAAAGAGAGCTTGGGATGTTGTTCTCCAAAGGAGGAAAATGGAAAAATCGTGCAAAGCAGCCAGAAGCTGACACGAGATTTCAGATGCTTGTTGAGGATATCACAGAGGGAGTACTTGTAAGTATTTGTGTTGATTTCCTCTTTCAGTTTTCTATTTTATGACACACTTGAGTTTTCTTACATATTTCTGTAAGATCTGGGGCACGGAAGATCCTGAAGCATCTGTAACCCTTAAGAAAAAGCCTCAAGTTAGTACTGATACATACTTAAACCAAAGAAGAATTTTTGTACGCTTGAAGTGTTACTATGTGTAGATATATTACATCCTTAGAGTATGATATATCTGAGACTATGACCAAATATGAGCTTTATCTTAaaaagttttttgaaaaaatttcttgATCTGCACCAGTGTGTTCAAGAAATAGCATTGTAGACTAGAGCTTCAAATTAGTTGATTGTTAGGTGCTTAGACATCCTCCTACATATGCTGACCACTGACTGATGATTGAGACAGTTCTCTTTCTAAATTGTCCATATGCAATTCAAGATTCACATGGAAGATCAAAATTGCTAGAGAAAGAAACTGGGGAAGGAAAGAATAGGACTGAAAAGTTGTGTTCCATAAGAATATTTGTCTCATTACATGAGTTCTTGATATTTCACATGTATGGAAGTTGTAGACTCTAGTATGCCACATGAAATGATTCAAATAAGTTGTGGACGCCATAGTTTTACAGGTGAATTCAAGTATTCAACAACTGATCATTCTATTTAGAGAAATCAGTTTCTGTTCTTCAATTTATTGATGTGTGTATTTTTGTGATCTTATGAAAGGAAGAGTATATAGATAATGTTACAGCCATCTCAGAGCTAAAGCTTTATATGCTTGCAACTCTGATGAATAGAATGCAAAGATCAGCACTCCCTTCAACCTAAAGAAAAggaatcaaaaaataattgtgCTTCTATATTTTACACTGCTTGTACAAAATTTTACTGAAGTTAAATTGCTGGCTTTATTTGAAACCTTTGGAAGAGATGGAATGGTGTTTACTTTGTCAAAGTTTTTGGTCTGGTGAGTGGTTATTGAATACGGAAAGTGGGCACTCCTGCCATTGGAATATGCATTTTGCTATGTAGACATGTTATTTCTTTTCACTTTCCCCAAGACTTATTCCATCCCAATGGAGGACTGCTCGTCCGTCGTTTATAGAATGCCTGGAATACCAAATTCACCTTTCCAAAAAGCAAATCACACCTTCGTTTTATATCAGAAACAGTGGCGGAGCCAGGATTCACTAATGGGgttcaaaatatgaagaagtaaaCACACGAAGAAGCCAAGGGGATTCAATATCTATTTGTATATACATAAAAAGCAATTCTAATCttgtatatacaatataattttccaCATAAGAGGGTTCAGATGAAGCCCTTGCTCCTAAGTGGCTCCGCCCTGATCAGAAAGTGTTCTTAGCATCTTCATCCAGAAATGCTAGAATTTTGGTTTTCCATCATCTTGCCAGCTCCAGTTTTTATTCTCCATTAACTTGACATTCCTGCTAAATCAGTTTTTTGGCAGATAGATTTTGTTagctttcctattctagttcttctttttttaatgttgGAAAGAACATTATTGCCCTTTTTAGTAACACTACTTTATAGATACATATTACAGGTAGACTGTGTGAAAGGAAATAATTGGCCAGAAGAGTGAGCGTGTTAATCGTTCATACTGTGATTTTCATTCATAGATAAAGTAGGTGGTTTACTGTTCTGAGTCTTTTGGCTAAGATCAAATGAAGTTATTAATTCGGAATTTCTTGTTCAACTGAAAACGAGATTAAGCGAAATTCTTCTGCAACCTAATATGTTAAACTGTATGAAGgtatttg
This DNA window, taken from Solanum lycopersicum chromosome 5, SLM_r2.1, encodes the following:
- the LOC104644345 gene encoding uncharacterized protein, which codes for MDSLSSVSPSIVLPSGKLIRHHNHRRRIATFSSQPKLKGFPRFRISIFNGSSGRTRSISVCCKLSTNGGDEEKEEEEEESLRRDDEVERALRMDGTIPKTPNEFVEQVSSRAYDMRRHLQQSFDSSSYDVLEANPWRETPKSVYVLTQRENQLCTMKTRRNRSEVERELGMLFSKGGKWKNRAKQPEADTRFQMLVEDITEGVLVFEDENEAAKYCDLLQGGGQGCEGVAEIEASSVFDLCRKMRALAVLFRRGRTPPLPESLKLNLRARKRSLEDQENVM
- the LOC104647326 gene encoding vesicle transport v-SNARE 12, with protein sequence MSEVFEGYERQYCELSVNLSRKCNSAALLADGEPKKQQISELKVGLDDADVLIRKMDLEARSLQPSLKATLLAKLREYKSDLNKLKKEVNKLTLTSANQAAHDLESGMMDPHAASASQRERLAMSTERLDQSSDRIRESRRIALETEDLGVSILGDLHQQRETLLHSHNKLHGVDDAIDKSKKILTSMSRRISRNKWIMGSVIGALILAIIIILYFKLFHH